One genomic segment of Scylla paramamosain isolate STU-SP2022 chromosome 9, ASM3559412v1, whole genome shotgun sequence includes these proteins:
- the LOC135103393 gene encoding large ribosomal subunit protein uL15-like isoform X1, which translates to MSTHRKKTRKLRGHVSHGHGRVGKHRKHPGGRGNAGGQHHHRINFDKYHPGYFGKVGMRGYHDRPNHRWAPIVNLDKLWSLVSEQTRTNYAKISRKAPVINVVRSGYYKVLGKGNLPKQPVIVKAKFFSRKAEEKIKAAGGCCVLVA; encoded by the exons ATG tcCACACACAGGAAGAAGACCAGGAAGCTGCGTGGACACGTGAGCCACGGACATGGccgtgttg GCAAGCACCGCAAGCACCCCGGTGGTCGTGGTAACGCTGGtggccagcaccaccacagaaTTAACTTTGACAAGTACCATCCTGGATACTTTGGAAAA GTTGGTATGAGGGGCTACCATGACCGCCCCAACCACAGGTGGGCACCCATCGTCAACCTGGACAAGCTGTGGTCCCTGGTATCCGAACAGACCAGGACCAACTATGCCAAGATCAGCAGGAAGGCGCCAGTCATCAATGTTGTGAGATCG GGTTACTACAAGGTTCTGGGCAAGGGTAATCTTCCCAAGCAGCCAGTTATCGTCAAGGCAAAGTTCTTCTCCCGCAAGGCTGAGGAAAAGATCAAGGCTGCTGGAGGTTGCTGTGTCCTTGTGGCCTAG